A genome region from Pseudorca crassidens isolate mPseCra1 chromosome 20, mPseCra1.hap1, whole genome shotgun sequence includes the following:
- the PEG3 gene encoding paternally-expressed gene 3 protein isoform X6, which yields MYEPEDDTSSDAHSEGSMSRKTAEAPPPHSACCSDRDWDRDWDRDWDRDWERAREREHRKGRGRDLESRARWPYARSPRSRFHQRDLSLPLMEKVAFAKEREHKHRDSVMDYETRSQDAVSYQDVVALTEDRKPQNPVQDNMENYRKLLSLGVQLAEDDGHSHMTQGHSSRSKRSAYPSTSRGLKTMPENKKSAHRRGICEDESSHGVIMEKFIKDVSRNSKSGRAREPSDRLQRFPRRPDSDWKEVPFNKRESVIQERGHEGNAFGGGGFNLNSNLVSRKRVLERKRRYHFDTDGKGSMHGRRGGARKRPFERSEVRKAASGSSLSAPPVPQLQPFDFGATPYVCDECGRSFSVISGFVEHQITHTRENLYEYGESFLHSVAVSEVQKRQAGGKRFECKECGEPFNKSAALAEHRKIHARDCLAGCKDEEYEEPFMPSPTFRELQKIYGKDKFYECRVCKETFLHSSALIEHQKTHGRDDKGSERGEAFKPSPALNELQKMYGKEKMYECKVCGETFHHSASLKEHHKIHTRGNPLENKGKVCEETFIPGQSLKRRQKTYPTEKAYDFQDGGDAFRQNSDLIEHQKIHSRKNLFEGRGYEKSVIHSVSFPESQKSHTITRPPEDEEDEKAFTVSSNPDDSREALSYERNPYERSFIHSSAFPGAHKSHSKPRVIAEATVQSSGATEHWKVHAGESTSERKGYERSVIHSLAAFRPPRGRGGNELLGCDEQQESSAYLSDPCGQPQKTLALESPYAGGKNNIFKGSFVHGASHTVTQDSLAGEGPSGWKKDGEPSVPKSDVREHQKARAKKKNIERRIYETSVIHSLRFGEPQTFHPREKFYECPECGESFVHSSDLTEHQKIHDRKKPSGSENYIRSVIRSIASTDPQTSYAGQSAQMSYAEEPAQTSYAEPPAQTSYAEPPAQTSYAEPPAQTRYAEPPAQTRYPEPPAQTSYAEPPAQTSYAEPPAQTSYAEPPAQTSYAEPPAQTSYAEPPAQTSYAEPPAQTSYAEPPAQTSYAEQPVCNECKECGECFATVEDLGIHQKIYAREKFHGGELFGDSVIQGLDGPRQEEPRQEGPDEPDEPEDTIYGCKDCGLGFVDRTDLKDHQKVHGREYLTDSREHAHSVTHTPSVSEYQKDYIGEQLYECPACGESFVHSSFLFEHQKIHEQDQFYGHRRYDEPFMQPLVISPQRPRAPQKSPPAGTSLQCQVCGQDFIHGSVLNEHMRVHAGDSLLEQGQGSTDAVSPGSAPTDLQRDQAKDKHYECAICGESFPSQADLREHMRIHEKDKPYDYGATFVHTSFLTEPPKRDSPFYECKDCGKSFIHNTVLTKHQKLHLEEEEAAAAAQEVEANVLVPREVLRIQGSNVEAAEPEVEAAEPEVEAAEPNVEAAEPNGEAEGPEGEAAEPSGEAEQPNGEAEQPNGDADEPDGAGIEDPEERAEEPEGDADEPDGAGIEDPEEEGDDQEIQVEEPYYDCRECGETFTSNSAYGEHLKTHARVIIFEPGSVYGESSHYTEHASTSSNDSGRADDKYFKCDVCGQVFTDRLSLARHQNTHTG from the exons ATGTACGAACCGGAAG ACGACACCAGCAGTGACGCCCACAGCGAAGGCAGCATGAGCCGGAAGACAGCAGAGGCCCCGCCGCCACACTCCGCCTGCTGCA GTGACCGGGACTGGGACCGGGACTGGGACCGAGACTGGGACCGAGACTGGGAGCGAGCCCGCGAGCGGGAGCACCggaagggcagaggcagggaccTGGAGTCCCGGGCCCGCTGGCCGTACGCCCGGAGCCCCAGGAGCA GGTTTCATCAGCGGGatctttcccttcctctgatGGAGAAAGTGGCTTTTGCAAAGGAAAGAGAGCACAAACATCGGGACTCTGTGATGGATTACGAGACAAGATCACAG GATGCGGTGTCGTACCAGGATGTGGTGGCCCTCACCGAGGACCGGAAGCCCCAGAACCCGGTTCAGGACAACATGGAGAACTACCGGAAGCTGCTCTCACTGG GGGTTCAGCTTGCCGAGGACGACGGCCACTCGCACATGACCCAGGGCCACTCGTCACGGTCAAAGAGAAGTGCCTACCCGAGCACCAGTCGAG GTCTGAAAACTATGCCTGAAAACAAAAAGTCAGCCCATCGGCGGGGGATCTGTGAAGATGAATCTTCCCATGGGGTGATAATGGAAAAGTTCATCAAGGACGTTTCGCGCAACTCCAAGTCGGGAAGGGCAAGGGAACCTAGCGATCGGCTGCAGAGGTTCCCCAGGAGGCCAGACAGTGACTGGAAGGAAGTTCCATTCAACAAGAGGGAGTCGGTGATTCAGGAGAGGGGCCATGAAGGGAATGCCTTTGGGGGAGGAGGCTTTAATTTGAACTCAAACCTTGTTTCCAGAAAGAGAGTTCTTGAGAGAAAAAGGCGCTATCATTTTGACACAGATGGGAAGGGCTCGATGCACGGTCGGAGAGGTGGTGCAAGGAAGCGGCCCTTTGAGCGCAGCGAGGTGAGGAAGGCCGCTAGTGGGAGCAGCCTTAGCGCGCCGCCCGTCCCCCAGTTGCAGCCCTTTGACTTTGGGGCGACGCCCTATGTGTGTGATGAGTGCGGGAGGTCCTTCAGCGTGATTTCGGGGTTTGTGGAGCATCAGATCACGCACACCAGGGAGAATCTGTATGAGTACGGCGAGTCCTTTCTTCATAGTGTGGCCGTCAGTGAGGTTCAGAAAAGGCAGGCCGGAGGGAAACGCTTTGAATGTAAGGAGTGTGGGGAACCCTTCAATAAGAGCGCCGCCCTGGCCGAGCATCGGAAAATTCACGCTAGAGATTGCCTTGCGGGGTGTAAGGACGAGGAGTACGAGGAGCCCTTCATGCCCAGCCCAACCTTCAGGGAGCTCCAGAAGATATACGGGAAGGACAAATTCTATGAATGCAGGGTGTGCAAGGAAACCTTCCTTCATAGTTCTGCCCTGATCGAGCACCAGAAAACCCATGGCCGAGATGACAAAGGTAGTGAGCGTGGGGAAGCCTTCAAACCCAGCCCAGCGCTTAACGAGCTTCAGAAGATGTatgggaaagagaaaatgtatgAGTGCAAGGTGTGCGGGGAGACCTTTCATCACAGCGCATCCCTGAAAGAGCACCACAAGATCCACACCCGAGGAAACCCATTAGAAAACAAGGGCAAAGTGTGTGAGGAAACCTTCATTCCTGGTCAGTCCCTTAAAAGACGCCAGAAAACCTACCCAACGGAGAAGGCCTATGACTTCCAAGATGGTGGGGATGCCTTTAGGCAAAACTCAGACCTCATCGAGCATCAGAAAATTCATTCTCGGAAGAACCTCTTTGAAGGCCGGGGGTACGAGAAGTCTGTCATTCACAGTGTGTCCTTCCCCGAATCTCAGAAGAGTCACACTATAACAAGGCCACCTGAGGATGAGGAAGACGAGAAGGCATTCACTGTCAGCTCCAATCCTGATGACAGCCGGGAAGCCCTGTCCTACGAGAGGAACCCCTATGAGAGGTCTTTCATTCACAGCTCAGCCTTCCCTGGGGCTCATAAAAGTCACAGCAAACCGAGAGTGATAGCAGAGGCGACCGTTCAGAGCTCGGGTGCCACCGAACACTGGAAAGTCCACGCTGGGGAGAGTACCTCTGAAAGAAAGGGGTATGAGAGGTCCGTCATCCACAGCCTAGCTGCTTTCAGGCCTCCCCGTGGTCGCGGTGGAAATGAGCTCCTTGGATGTGACGAGCAGCAGGAGTCCTCCGCTTACCTCTCAGACCCTTGTGGCCAGCCGCAGAAGACCCTTGCCCTAGAGAGCCCCTATGCAGGGGGTAAGAACAACATCTTCAAGGGCTCTTTTGTGCACGGTGCATCCCACACCGTAACTCAGGACAGTCTCGCTGGGGAGGGCCCCAGTGGATGGAAGAAGGATGGTGAACCATCTGTTCCCAAGTCAGATGTGCGCGAGCATCAGAAGGCTCGTGCTAAGAAGAAGAACATCGAGCGTAGGATTTATGAGACCTCTGTAATCCACTCCCTGCGTTTTGGTGAACCTCAAACGTTTCACCCGAGAGAGAAGTTTTACGAATGTCCGGAGTGTGGAGAGTCCTTTGTTCATAGCTCCGACCTCACTGAGCATCAGAAGATCCACGATAGAAAGAAGCCCTCTGGAAGTGAAAACTACATACGATCTGTCATTCGCAGCATAGCCTCCACGGATCCTCAGACCAGTTATGCGGGCCAGTCAGCACAGATGAGTTACGCTGAAGAGCCAGCTCAGACCAGTTACGCTGAACCACCAGCTCAGACCAGTTACGCTGAACCACCAGCTCAGACCAGTTACGCTGAACCACCAGCTCAGACCAGGTACGCTGAACCACCAGCTCAGACCAGGTACCCTGAACCACCAGCTCAGACCAGTTACGCTGAACCACCAGCTCAGACCAGTTACGCTGAACCACCAGCTCAGACCAGTTACGCTGAACCACCAGCTCAGACCAGTTACGCTGAACCACCAGCTCAGACCAGTTACGCTGAACCACCAGCTCAGACCAGTTACGCTGAACCACCAGCTCAGACCAGTTACGCTGAACCACCAGCTCAGACCAGTTACGCTGAACAGCCAGTCTGCAATGAATGTAAGGAGTGTGGGGAGTGTTTTGCCACTGTTGAAGACCTTGGCATACATCAGAAAATCTATGCCCGAGAGAAATTCCATGGTGGGGAGCTGTTTGGAGACTCTGTGATTCAGGGCCTTGATGGACCTCGGCAGGAAGAGCCTCGGCAGGAAGGGCCAGACGAGCCAGACGAGCCTGAAGACACCATCTATGGGTGTAAGGACTGTGGGCTGGGCTTCGTGGATCGCACAGACCTCAAGGACCATCAGAAGGTGCACGGCAGGGAGTACCTCACCGACAGCCGCGAGCACGCGCATTCTGTGACGCACACCCCTTCTGTCAGCGAGTATCAGAAAGATTACATTGGAGAGCAGCTTTACGAGTGCCCGGCATGTGGGGAATCCTTCGTTCATAGCTCATTCCTTTTCGAGCATCAGAAGATCCATGAGCAAGACCAGTTTTACGGCCACAGGAGGTATGATGAACCCTTTATGCAGCCCTTGGTCATTAGCCCGCAGCGGCCTCGGGCCCCACAGAAGAGTCCTCCTGCTGGGACGTCCCTGCAATGCCAAGTGTGCGGACAAGACTTCATCCACGGCTCTGTCCTTAACGAACACATGAGAGTCCACGCTGGAGACAGCCTGCTGGAGCAGGGCCAGGGGAGCACAGATGCGGTCAGCCCAGGCTCGGCCCCCACAGACCTTCAGAGAGACCAGGCCAAGGACAAGCACTATGAGTGCGCGATCTGTGGAGAATCCTTCCCCAGCCAGGCCGACCTCCGGGAGCACATGAGGATTCACGAGAAGGACAAGCCCTACGACTATGGGGCCACCTTCGTCCATACCTCCTTCCTCACCGAGCCCCCCAAGAGAGATTCACCCTTCTATGAGTGCAAGGACTGTGGCAAGTCCTTCATCCACAACACAGTCCTCACGAAGCATCAGAAGCTGCACCTcgaggaagaggaagcagcagcagccgcCCAGGAAGTTGAAGCCAACGTCCTCGTTCCACGGGAAGTTCTGCGGATCCAGGGATCAAATGTGGAGGCCGCAGAGCCGGAGGTGGAGGCCGCAGAGCCGGAGGTGGAGGCTGCCGAGCCCAACGTGGAGGCCGCCGAGCCCAACGGGGAGGCCGAGGGGCCGGAGGGGGAGGCCGCCGAGCCCAGCGGGGAGGCCGAACAGCCCAACGGGGAGGCCGAACAGCCCAACGGGGATGCTGATGAACCAGACGGGGCAGGGATCGAAGACCCAGAGGAAAGAGCCGAAGAGCCAGAGGGAGATGCGGATGAGCCGGACGGTGCAGGGATCGAGGACCCAGAAGAGGAAGGTGACGACCAGGAGATCCAAGTGGAAGAGCCCTACTACGACTGCAGGGAGTGTGGCGAGACCTTCACCTCCAACTCGGCCTATGGTGAGCACCTGAAAACCCATGCCAGGGTGATAATATTCGAGCCTGGAAGCGTCTACGGGGAAAGCTCCCACTACACCGAGCACGCCAGCACCAGCAGCAATGACAGCGGCAGGGCTGATGACAAGTACTTCAAGTGTGACGTCTGTGGGCAGGTGTTCACTGACCGCCTGTCCCTGGCCAGGCACCAGAACACCCACACCGGCTGA
- the PEG3 gene encoding paternally-expressed gene 3 protein isoform X5 has product MLPPKYLSATKPKRSWAPNLCELDSDLSQEPDAAIGEAATDSEFFHQRFRNFLYVEFVGPRKTLLKLRNLCLDWLQPETRTKEEIIELLVLEQYLTILPEKIKPWVRAKKPENCEKLVTLLENYKEMYEPEGFHQRDLSLPLMEKVAFAKEREHKHRDSVMDYETRSQDAVSYQDVVALTEDRKPQNPVQDNMENYRKLLSLGVQLAEDDGHSHMTQGHSSRSKRSAYPSTSRGLKTMPENKKSAHRRGICEDESSHGVIMEKFIKDVSRNSKSGRAREPSDRLQRFPRRPDSDWKEVPFNKRESVIQERGHEGNAFGGGGFNLNSNLVSRKRVLERKRRYHFDTDGKGSMHGRRGGARKRPFERSEVRKAASGSSLSAPPVPQLQPFDFGATPYVCDECGRSFSVISGFVEHQITHTRENLYEYGESFLHSVAVSEVQKRQAGGKRFECKECGEPFNKSAALAEHRKIHARDCLAGCKDEEYEEPFMPSPTFRELQKIYGKDKFYECRVCKETFLHSSALIEHQKTHGRDDKGSERGEAFKPSPALNELQKMYGKEKMYECKVCGETFHHSASLKEHHKIHTRGNPLENKGKVCEETFIPGQSLKRRQKTYPTEKAYDFQDGGDAFRQNSDLIEHQKIHSRKNLFEGRGYEKSVIHSVSFPESQKSHTITRPPEDEEDEKAFTVSSNPDDSREALSYERNPYERSFIHSSAFPGAHKSHSKPRVIAEATVQSSGATEHWKVHAGESTSERKGYERSVIHSLAAFRPPRGRGGNELLGCDEQQESSAYLSDPCGQPQKTLALESPYAGGKNNIFKGSFVHGASHTVTQDSLAGEGPSGWKKDGEPSVPKSDVREHQKARAKKKNIERRIYETSVIHSLRFGEPQTFHPREKFYECPECGESFVHSSDLTEHQKIHDRKKPSGSENYIRSVIRSIASTDPQTSYAGQSAQMSYAEEPAQTSYAEPPAQTSYAEPPAQTSYAEPPAQTRYAEPPAQTRYPEPPAQTSYAEPPAQTSYAEPPAQTSYAEPPAQTSYAEPPAQTSYAEPPAQTSYAEPPAQTSYAEPPAQTSYAEQPVCNECKECGECFATVEDLGIHQKIYAREKFHGGELFGDSVIQGLDGPRQEEPRQEGPDEPDEPEDTIYGCKDCGLGFVDRTDLKDHQKVHGREYLTDSREHAHSVTHTPSVSEYQKDYIGEQLYECPACGESFVHSSFLFEHQKIHEQDQFYGHRRYDEPFMQPLVISPQRPRAPQKSPPAGTSLQCQVCGQDFIHGSVLNEHMRVHAGDSLLEQGQGSTDAVSPGSAPTDLQRDQAKDKHYECAICGESFPSQADLREHMRIHEKDKPYDYGATFVHTSFLTEPPKRDSPFYECKDCGKSFIHNTVLTKHQKLHLEEEEAAAAAQEVEANVLVPREVLRIQGSNVEAAEPEVEAAEPEVEAAEPNVEAAEPNGEAEGPEGEAAEPSGEAEQPNGEAEQPNGDADEPDGAGIEDPEERAEEPEGDADEPDGAGIEDPEEEGDDQEIQVEEPYYDCRECGETFTSNSAYGEHLKTHARVIIFEPGSVYGESSHYTEHASTSSNDSGRADDKYFKCDVCGQVFTDRLSLARHQNTHTG; this is encoded by the exons ATGCTGCCTCCAAAGTACTTGTCTGCCACCAAACCCAAGAGGTCTTGGGCCCCAAATCTGTGTGAGCTAGACAGTGACTTGTCTCAGGAGCCGGATGCCGCCATAGGAGAAGCCGCCACTGACTCTGAATTCTTTCATCAGAGGTTTCGGAACTTCCTCTACGTGGAATTTGTCGGGCCTCGGAAGACCCTGCTCAAACTCCGAAACCTCTGCCTCGATTGGTTGCAGCCGGAGACTCGCACCAAGGAGGAGATTATCGAGCTCTTGGTCCTCGAGCAGTACCTGACCATCCTTCCAGAAAAGATCAAGCCTTGGGTGCGTGCAAAAAAGCCAGAGAACTGCGAGAAGCTCGTTACTCTGCTGGAAAATTACAAGGAGATGTACGAACCGGAAG GGTTTCATCAGCGGGatctttcccttcctctgatGGAGAAAGTGGCTTTTGCAAAGGAAAGAGAGCACAAACATCGGGACTCTGTGATGGATTACGAGACAAGATCACAG GATGCGGTGTCGTACCAGGATGTGGTGGCCCTCACCGAGGACCGGAAGCCCCAGAACCCGGTTCAGGACAACATGGAGAACTACCGGAAGCTGCTCTCACTGG GGGTTCAGCTTGCCGAGGACGACGGCCACTCGCACATGACCCAGGGCCACTCGTCACGGTCAAAGAGAAGTGCCTACCCGAGCACCAGTCGAG GTCTGAAAACTATGCCTGAAAACAAAAAGTCAGCCCATCGGCGGGGGATCTGTGAAGATGAATCTTCCCATGGGGTGATAATGGAAAAGTTCATCAAGGACGTTTCGCGCAACTCCAAGTCGGGAAGGGCAAGGGAACCTAGCGATCGGCTGCAGAGGTTCCCCAGGAGGCCAGACAGTGACTGGAAGGAAGTTCCATTCAACAAGAGGGAGTCGGTGATTCAGGAGAGGGGCCATGAAGGGAATGCCTTTGGGGGAGGAGGCTTTAATTTGAACTCAAACCTTGTTTCCAGAAAGAGAGTTCTTGAGAGAAAAAGGCGCTATCATTTTGACACAGATGGGAAGGGCTCGATGCACGGTCGGAGAGGTGGTGCAAGGAAGCGGCCCTTTGAGCGCAGCGAGGTGAGGAAGGCCGCTAGTGGGAGCAGCCTTAGCGCGCCGCCCGTCCCCCAGTTGCAGCCCTTTGACTTTGGGGCGACGCCCTATGTGTGTGATGAGTGCGGGAGGTCCTTCAGCGTGATTTCGGGGTTTGTGGAGCATCAGATCACGCACACCAGGGAGAATCTGTATGAGTACGGCGAGTCCTTTCTTCATAGTGTGGCCGTCAGTGAGGTTCAGAAAAGGCAGGCCGGAGGGAAACGCTTTGAATGTAAGGAGTGTGGGGAACCCTTCAATAAGAGCGCCGCCCTGGCCGAGCATCGGAAAATTCACGCTAGAGATTGCCTTGCGGGGTGTAAGGACGAGGAGTACGAGGAGCCCTTCATGCCCAGCCCAACCTTCAGGGAGCTCCAGAAGATATACGGGAAGGACAAATTCTATGAATGCAGGGTGTGCAAGGAAACCTTCCTTCATAGTTCTGCCCTGATCGAGCACCAGAAAACCCATGGCCGAGATGACAAAGGTAGTGAGCGTGGGGAAGCCTTCAAACCCAGCCCAGCGCTTAACGAGCTTCAGAAGATGTatgggaaagagaaaatgtatgAGTGCAAGGTGTGCGGGGAGACCTTTCATCACAGCGCATCCCTGAAAGAGCACCACAAGATCCACACCCGAGGAAACCCATTAGAAAACAAGGGCAAAGTGTGTGAGGAAACCTTCATTCCTGGTCAGTCCCTTAAAAGACGCCAGAAAACCTACCCAACGGAGAAGGCCTATGACTTCCAAGATGGTGGGGATGCCTTTAGGCAAAACTCAGACCTCATCGAGCATCAGAAAATTCATTCTCGGAAGAACCTCTTTGAAGGCCGGGGGTACGAGAAGTCTGTCATTCACAGTGTGTCCTTCCCCGAATCTCAGAAGAGTCACACTATAACAAGGCCACCTGAGGATGAGGAAGACGAGAAGGCATTCACTGTCAGCTCCAATCCTGATGACAGCCGGGAAGCCCTGTCCTACGAGAGGAACCCCTATGAGAGGTCTTTCATTCACAGCTCAGCCTTCCCTGGGGCTCATAAAAGTCACAGCAAACCGAGAGTGATAGCAGAGGCGACCGTTCAGAGCTCGGGTGCCACCGAACACTGGAAAGTCCACGCTGGGGAGAGTACCTCTGAAAGAAAGGGGTATGAGAGGTCCGTCATCCACAGCCTAGCTGCTTTCAGGCCTCCCCGTGGTCGCGGTGGAAATGAGCTCCTTGGATGTGACGAGCAGCAGGAGTCCTCCGCTTACCTCTCAGACCCTTGTGGCCAGCCGCAGAAGACCCTTGCCCTAGAGAGCCCCTATGCAGGGGGTAAGAACAACATCTTCAAGGGCTCTTTTGTGCACGGTGCATCCCACACCGTAACTCAGGACAGTCTCGCTGGGGAGGGCCCCAGTGGATGGAAGAAGGATGGTGAACCATCTGTTCCCAAGTCAGATGTGCGCGAGCATCAGAAGGCTCGTGCTAAGAAGAAGAACATCGAGCGTAGGATTTATGAGACCTCTGTAATCCACTCCCTGCGTTTTGGTGAACCTCAAACGTTTCACCCGAGAGAGAAGTTTTACGAATGTCCGGAGTGTGGAGAGTCCTTTGTTCATAGCTCCGACCTCACTGAGCATCAGAAGATCCACGATAGAAAGAAGCCCTCTGGAAGTGAAAACTACATACGATCTGTCATTCGCAGCATAGCCTCCACGGATCCTCAGACCAGTTATGCGGGCCAGTCAGCACAGATGAGTTACGCTGAAGAGCCAGCTCAGACCAGTTACGCTGAACCACCAGCTCAGACCAGTTACGCTGAACCACCAGCTCAGACCAGTTACGCTGAACCACCAGCTCAGACCAGGTACGCTGAACCACCAGCTCAGACCAGGTACCCTGAACCACCAGCTCAGACCAGTTACGCTGAACCACCAGCTCAGACCAGTTACGCTGAACCACCAGCTCAGACCAGTTACGCTGAACCACCAGCTCAGACCAGTTACGCTGAACCACCAGCTCAGACCAGTTACGCTGAACCACCAGCTCAGACCAGTTACGCTGAACCACCAGCTCAGACCAGTTACGCTGAACCACCAGCTCAGACCAGTTACGCTGAACAGCCAGTCTGCAATGAATGTAAGGAGTGTGGGGAGTGTTTTGCCACTGTTGAAGACCTTGGCATACATCAGAAAATCTATGCCCGAGAGAAATTCCATGGTGGGGAGCTGTTTGGAGACTCTGTGATTCAGGGCCTTGATGGACCTCGGCAGGAAGAGCCTCGGCAGGAAGGGCCAGACGAGCCAGACGAGCCTGAAGACACCATCTATGGGTGTAAGGACTGTGGGCTGGGCTTCGTGGATCGCACAGACCTCAAGGACCATCAGAAGGTGCACGGCAGGGAGTACCTCACCGACAGCCGCGAGCACGCGCATTCTGTGACGCACACCCCTTCTGTCAGCGAGTATCAGAAAGATTACATTGGAGAGCAGCTTTACGAGTGCCCGGCATGTGGGGAATCCTTCGTTCATAGCTCATTCCTTTTCGAGCATCAGAAGATCCATGAGCAAGACCAGTTTTACGGCCACAGGAGGTATGATGAACCCTTTATGCAGCCCTTGGTCATTAGCCCGCAGCGGCCTCGGGCCCCACAGAAGAGTCCTCCTGCTGGGACGTCCCTGCAATGCCAAGTGTGCGGACAAGACTTCATCCACGGCTCTGTCCTTAACGAACACATGAGAGTCCACGCTGGAGACAGCCTGCTGGAGCAGGGCCAGGGGAGCACAGATGCGGTCAGCCCAGGCTCGGCCCCCACAGACCTTCAGAGAGACCAGGCCAAGGACAAGCACTATGAGTGCGCGATCTGTGGAGAATCCTTCCCCAGCCAGGCCGACCTCCGGGAGCACATGAGGATTCACGAGAAGGACAAGCCCTACGACTATGGGGCCACCTTCGTCCATACCTCCTTCCTCACCGAGCCCCCCAAGAGAGATTCACCCTTCTATGAGTGCAAGGACTGTGGCAAGTCCTTCATCCACAACACAGTCCTCACGAAGCATCAGAAGCTGCACCTcgaggaagaggaagcagcagcagccgcCCAGGAAGTTGAAGCCAACGTCCTCGTTCCACGGGAAGTTCTGCGGATCCAGGGATCAAATGTGGAGGCCGCAGAGCCGGAGGTGGAGGCCGCAGAGCCGGAGGTGGAGGCTGCCGAGCCCAACGTGGAGGCCGCCGAGCCCAACGGGGAGGCCGAGGGGCCGGAGGGGGAGGCCGCCGAGCCCAGCGGGGAGGCCGAACAGCCCAACGGGGAGGCCGAACAGCCCAACGGGGATGCTGATGAACCAGACGGGGCAGGGATCGAAGACCCAGAGGAAAGAGCCGAAGAGCCAGAGGGAGATGCGGATGAGCCGGACGGTGCAGGGATCGAGGACCCAGAAGAGGAAGGTGACGACCAGGAGATCCAAGTGGAAGAGCCCTACTACGACTGCAGGGAGTGTGGCGAGACCTTCACCTCCAACTCGGCCTATGGTGAGCACCTGAAAACCCATGCCAGGGTGATAATATTCGAGCCTGGAAGCGTCTACGGGGAAAGCTCCCACTACACCGAGCACGCCAGCACCAGCAGCAATGACAGCGGCAGGGCTGATGACAAGTACTTCAAGTGTGACGTCTGTGGGCAGGTGTTCACTGACCGCCTGTCCCTGGCCAGGCACCAGAACACCCACACCGGCTGA